A stretch of Coccidioides posadasii str. Silveira chromosome 2, complete sequence DNA encodes these proteins:
- a CDS encoding uncharacterized protein (SECRETED:SignalP(1-21)~EggNog:ENOG410PRDZ~COG:S), translated as MKAQGCAFLALSALLAGSVTAQFNPSPPPGSGNSRPGGSPGGFNPSPPPAPGTGGSPGGFNPSPPPAPGSSPSGPGTPPAGGFGCPNPRGQFNPSPQPTTQISCPNSDGSIYEADDGTWYHLQCCVARDPNALSLGAPAASSYDQCLQECSKVDACVAATFNPIENKCQLWDFGTYSAIGQDSQLYAWVTDPPVQVTPKMSSRLCSTTCPEADGQIYVSKYGETFRMDCEKRHGTQYLDRQSVDSFEECIEACGAAPSCSSVDFDQKRNTCYLSIDGGSPTLQARTFASAHSVGCAGACDRCNDKCSTPAKKPEDPSKCTNDNAIVAASGYAFRVHCNQCLYSTSGPGVPEAKNHQECMEACVRDERCGGANWRITEGCVLRYNPTSGLHADGECTAAFTKFQASQA; from the exons ATGAAAGCCCAAGGGTGCGCTTTTCTGGCCTTGTCGGCCTTGTTGGCCGGCAGTGTCACGGCACAGTTTAACCCCAGCCCACCACCTGGGTCTGGTAATAGTAGGCCTGGTGGTAGTCCCGGCGGCTTCAACCCTTCTCCACCACCTGCTCCTGGTACTGGCGGCAGCCCCGGAG GTTTCAATCCCTCCCCTCCACCTGCTCCTGGTTCTTCGCCGTCAGGGCCCGGGACGCCGCCCGCTGGCGGCTTTGGCTGCCCTAACCCCAGGGGCCAATTTAACCCTTCGCCTCAACCAACAACACAAATTTCATGCCCCAACA GTGATGGGTCGATCTATGAAGCGGATGACGGTACATGGTATCATCTTCAGTGCTGTGTCGCGAGAGATCCAAATGCACTCTCATTAGGTGCTCCGGCAGCATCTAGTTATGATCAGTGTCTGCAAGAATGTTCCAAAGTGGACGCCTGCGTCGC TGCCACATTCAATCCTATCGAAAACAAATGCCAGCTTTGGGATTTTGGCACTTATTCCGCGATCGGACAAGACTCACAGCTCTATGCTTGGGTTACTGATCCCCCTGTGCAAGTCACCCCCAAGATGTCTAGCCGGCTCTGCTCCACGACCTGTCCCGAGGCGGATGGACAGATCTATGTCAGTAAATATGGCGAA ACGTTCCGCATGGACTGTGAGAAACGCCATGGAACCCAGTATCTCGACAGACAATCCGTTGATTCCTTTGAAGAATGCATTGAAGCATGCGGGGCGGCGCCATCGTGCAGCAGCGTTGATTTCGACCAGAAGAGAAATACCTGCTATCTGAGCATCGATGGAGGATCTCCTACTCTCCAGGCTCGCACCTTCGCTAGCGCCCACTCTGTGGGTTGCGCTGGCGCATGTGACAGATGCAATGATAAATGCTCCACTCCCGCTAAGAAGCCCGAGGATCCAAGCAAGTGCACTAATGACAATGCTATAGTAGCAGCATCTGGATATGCATTTAGAGTTCACTGCAACCAGTGCCTTTACAGCACGTCCGGACCAGGGGTCCCGGAGGCAAAAAATCACCAGGAATGTATGGAGGCCTGTGTAAGGGATGAAAGGTGCGGCGGAGCCAACTGGAGGATTACGGAAGGTTGTGTTCTGAGATATAATCCGACATCGGGTTTACATGCAGACGGAGAGTGTACGGCAGCCTTCACTAAGTTTCAGGCCTCTCAAGCCTGA
- a CDS encoding uncharacterized protein (SECRETED:SignalP(1-20)) — protein MHIFTITSLLLAAFIGQSSAFLFSVKWKYDPGSGRCWTIPFLMWGQSDPRCPIPPPDPQQVAQQTCTNRQAGSIAVFKADGSHYGCFNPTCNGVPGPWVAGVCA, from the coding sequence ATGCATATTTTCACTATCACATCACTTCTTCTGGCTGCCTTTATTGGCCAGTCCTCTGCTTTCCTCTTCTCGGTCAAGTGGAAGTATGATCCAGGCAGCGGCAGATGTTGGACGATACCTTTCTTGATGTGGGGACAATCCGATCCTcgatgtcccatcccaccaCCAGACCCGCAGCAAGTGGCACAACAGACATGCACCAATAGGCAAGCGGGCTCGATCGCTGTGTTCAAGGCGGATGGATCTCACTACGGCTGCTTTAACCCTACCTGCAACGGTGTGCCAGGGCCATGGGTTGCAGGTGTTTGCGCCTAG
- a CDS encoding uncharacterized protein (EggNog:ENOG410PPHH~COG:E), with protein MSGTLGNVQTFQATVPLSVQFESSTDSIRMTAVSISGQPVALNLQGLPLPPVIQTSFKADKGLPDGLELMSLIEVNESIVCPDHSQLEYYILHPEPQIVYIPNFVTPEEISHLIEVTKDSFTPASVYRNGVTDVDSGHRKSENAWPPRDEVLQCIEQRARRLQQLDSGLEVEPISVQRYHVDGFFTYHYDQFAAPPNRRNRRSTFNVFLEGDCTGGGTHFPRIPRPTDPNWCQYIDCESTEPGTIFKPIAGAAVFWLNTRDNGTGYDETLHAGMPVKSGRKIGMNIWFWKDFRKYFDSAKDVNTQ; from the exons ATGTCCGGGACATTGGGTAATGTTCAGACATTTCAGGCCACAGTACCACTGTCTGTTCAGTTTGAATCCAGCACCGATAGCATCCGCATGACGGCGGTGTCGATATCTGGTCAACCCGTGGCATTGAACCTCCAGGGGTTACCGCTGCCTCCGGTCATCCAGACGAGTTTCAAGGCAGACAAAGGTCTCCCAGATGGGCTGGAACTTATGAGCCTTATCGAAGTGAACGAGTCCATCGTCTGCCCGGATCACTCTCAGCTGGAGTATTACATCCTCCACCCAGAGCCCCAGATTGTGTATATCCCCAATTTCGTGACACCTGAGGAGATCTCACATCTGATCGAAGTTAC CAAGGATAGTTTTACTCCCGCATCCGTCTACCGAAATGGCGTTACCGACGTTGATTCCGGGCATCGCAAGTCCGAAAATGCATGGCCTCCGCGCGATGAAGTGCTTCAATGCATCGAGCAGCGAGCACGGCGGCTTCAGCAGCTAGATTCCGGACTTGAAGTAGAGCCGATTAGTGTCCAGCGCTACCACGTGGATGGATTCTTCACCTACCACTACGACCAGTTCGCCGCCCCCCCGAACCGCAGGAACCGGCGCTCCACCTTTAATGTGTTTCTGGAGGGCGATTGTACTGGTGGTGGGACTCACTTCCCTCGCATCCCCCGTCCCACGGATCCAAACTGGTGCCAGTACATTGACTGCGAATCGACCGAACCGGGGACCATCTTCAAGCCCATCGCCGGTGCTGCTGTGTTTTGGCTCAATACTCGAGACAACGGAACCGGCTACGATGAAACCCTGCATGCGGGGATGCCAGTTAAGTCTGGGAGGAAGATTGGGATGAATATCTGGTTTTGGAAGGATTTCAGGAAATATTTTGATTCAGCGAAAGATGTCAATACCCAGTAG